In Fibrobacter sp. UWR3, one DNA window encodes the following:
- a CDS encoding tetratricopeptide repeat protein, whose protein sequence is MARRFAKVGRLVAVLLTAICFCACVEDDVNRGNDALRIGDYDRAVANFSKALDMQPANRDARYGLALAYYSIAEENERLKVPVLETWQRTVNEFRILSRVDSSGRISGTYSTSLFYLARATLASNGHADVLPLLDKSIALDSANYFSYNLKALVLGNLGRTEEAKKIFVFIVTKNPKFASAYLNLGNIYWTEGDIESAWDIWSMGHEALPENAGLARWTAVAEDSLKALAIAGEL, encoded by the coding sequence ATGGCAAGGCGTTTTGCAAAAGTTGGACGCTTGGTTGCGGTATTGCTTACTGCAATCTGTTTCTGCGCGTGCGTCGAGGATGACGTGAATCGCGGGAACGATGCGCTCCGCATTGGCGACTACGACCGTGCCGTGGCGAACTTCTCGAAGGCGCTCGACATGCAGCCGGCGAATCGCGACGCGCGCTATGGCCTTGCGCTGGCCTACTATTCCATTGCCGAAGAGAACGAACGCCTGAAGGTCCCTGTTCTTGAAACCTGGCAGCGCACCGTGAACGAATTCCGCATCCTTTCGCGCGTGGATTCTAGCGGGCGCATTTCCGGAACGTATTCCACGAGCCTGTTCTACCTGGCGCGCGCGACGCTTGCAAGCAACGGGCATGCCGATGTGCTCCCGCTACTCGACAAGTCTATCGCCCTCGATAGCGCGAACTACTTCAGTTACAACCTGAAGGCGCTTGTGCTCGGGAATCTCGGGCGCACCGAGGAAGCAAAGAAGATTTTCGTCTTTATCGTGACGAAGAACCCGAAGTTCGCCTCGGCCTACTTGAACCTGGGCAATATCTACTGGACCGAGGGCGACATAGAATCCGCGTGGGATATATGGTCGATGGGGCACGAGGCGCTGCCCGAAAATGCTGGACTTGCGCGCTGGACGGCTGTTGCAGAAGATTCACTCAAGGCTCTTGCCATTGCGGGTGAACTATGA
- a CDS encoding protein kinase gives MSVLAGVNRCALLHEGGEAQVYALESDGKKYVLKWYADGVQIDSRVVEALLRERIPGVYRLMEAGKKAGRHYLVYEFIEGVSVADLASISTASNPPAGPFAAKDGCVPAPVAISLVRNLAQSLAQLSKKDVHHGDLSPSNVLVTADAAPVLIDCGIVGPGALAYAAPERIQGKPATVKSDMYSLGLLLYRLVAGENLLHCDCFDGFAQAAAEIDAVDVTALLYGKGMDAEILSTLAPLWKATLRADPAERAEDFEELDELLEIAFDAASRGSVTWETIRDAFTKNIAAKIGTNCRDAGAECGLPPEFAVTKPTGHRKFAVFAGVLGFILFVLVLFFALAPRQPSIDETGAKILSNSRSLEGATGLVADSSGDAGRISGEVLESLPVPERPE, from the coding sequence ATGAGCGTGCTTGCCGGAGTGAACCGTTGTGCATTGTTGCACGAGGGTGGCGAGGCTCAGGTCTACGCGCTTGAATCGGATGGCAAGAAGTATGTGCTCAAGTGGTATGCCGACGGCGTTCAGATTGATTCCCGTGTGGTAGAAGCTCTCCTGCGCGAACGCATTCCGGGCGTCTACCGCCTGATGGAAGCGGGCAAGAAGGCGGGCCGTCACTACCTGGTGTACGAGTTTATCGAAGGCGTTTCGGTTGCGGATCTCGCGAGCATCTCCACTGCGAGCAATCCCCCTGCGGGCCCCTTCGCAGCAAAGGATGGTTGCGTTCCCGCGCCGGTAGCAATTTCGCTTGTACGTAACCTGGCGCAGTCGCTCGCGCAACTTTCAAAAAAAGACGTTCACCACGGGGACCTGAGCCCCTCCAACGTGCTTGTGACGGCGGACGCTGCTCCGGTGCTTATCGACTGCGGGATAGTGGGCCCGGGCGCCCTCGCGTATGCTGCGCCCGAACGCATCCAGGGCAAGCCCGCCACGGTAAAGAGCGACATGTACAGCCTGGGGCTATTGCTCTACCGGCTTGTTGCGGGCGAGAACCTGCTGCACTGCGACTGCTTCGATGGCTTTGCGCAGGCCGCGGCGGAAATAGATGCGGTGGATGTGACTGCGCTCCTCTACGGCAAGGGAATGGATGCGGAAATCCTTTCCACACTAGCTCCCTTGTGGAAGGCGACGCTACGTGCCGACCCTGCCGAACGTGCCGAAGATTTCGAGGAACTCGACGAACTGCTTGAGATTGCCTTTGACGCCGCCTCCCGCGGGTCGGTCACCTGGGAAACCATTCGTGATGCCTTTACCAAGAACATTGCTGCGAAAATCGGAACGAATTGTCGCGACGCGGGTGCGGAATGCGGCTTGCCTCCCGAATTTGCAGTGACGAAGCCCACAGGTCACCGCAAATTCGCTGTTTTTGCGGGGGTATTAGGATTTATATTGTTTGTGTTGGTATTGTTTTTCGCGCTTGCTCCCAGGCAACCGTCTATCGATGAGACTGGTGCGAAGATACTTTCCAACTCGAGGTCTCTCGAAGGCGCTACCGGACTGGTCGCGGATTCTTCGGGCGATGCGGGCCGGATTTCGGGCGAGGTGCTGGAATCCCTGCCTGTGCCGGAACGGCCCGAATGA
- a CDS encoding sigma-54-dependent Fis family transcriptional regulator, whose protein sequence is MKTETMLATEKMLDVVKTLLDEEQPESLFSKILEVAKSVLRADAAVLDISGETPLHFSNPEQVSISISAVRQAKSERRAVVWNQLDDDTADLSKSIVQNQLTSIMVSPFRTPDSESGYLYLQRAAREEPFTEEDSALFDSFVAVCEKFAFAAYDRLRDKESLDVLKNVVRKDGIVYSSKAMADLVALAEKLSTLPLPVIIRGETGTGKEVFARFIHNHSPRAERPFIAVNCGAIPENLIESLLFGHAKGSFTGAIDTRKGFFEEADGGTIFLDEIGELPMNMQVKLLRVLQEKHITRVGDNREIPVNVRVISATHVDLEEAVREKRFREDLYFRIQVMPLQLPPLRERGQDVILLAEEFIKRYGAEYGRGRFKMSRNTEKALLGYHWPGNVRELENRIQKGLVQAVHGVIQPKDIGLDEVQKEAKESPRTLKEARETVEREVIGRALQDSNANLTLAATILGIDRKVLREIMERLGIKKEDFKN, encoded by the coding sequence ATGAAGACAGAAACGATGCTTGCAACGGAAAAGATGCTGGACGTGGTGAAGACCCTCCTTGACGAGGAACAGCCCGAAAGTCTTTTCTCGAAAATTCTTGAAGTGGCGAAAAGCGTGCTCCGTGCGGATGCCGCAGTGCTGGATATTTCGGGCGAGACGCCCCTCCACTTTTCGAACCCGGAGCAGGTGAGCATTTCTATTTCGGCGGTGAGGCAGGCGAAGAGCGAACGGCGGGCGGTGGTGTGGAACCAGCTCGACGACGATACCGCAGACCTTTCGAAGTCTATTGTGCAGAACCAGCTCACGAGTATCATGGTTTCCCCGTTCCGCACTCCCGATAGCGAATCCGGCTACCTGTACCTGCAGCGCGCCGCACGCGAGGAACCCTTTACCGAAGAAGACAGCGCCCTGTTCGATTCGTTCGTGGCGGTGTGCGAAAAGTTTGCCTTTGCCGCCTACGACCGCCTGCGCGACAAGGAATCGCTCGATGTTTTGAAGAACGTTGTACGTAAGGACGGGATTGTTTATTCGAGCAAGGCTATGGCAGACCTTGTCGCCCTGGCCGAAAAGCTTTCCACGCTTCCGCTACCCGTGATTATCCGCGGCGAAACCGGTACGGGCAAGGAAGTGTTTGCACGCTTTATCCATAACCACAGCCCGCGTGCGGAACGCCCGTTTATTGCGGTAAACTGCGGGGCCATTCCCGAAAACCTGATAGAATCCCTGCTGTTCGGGCATGCGAAGGGCTCGTTCACCGGGGCGATTGATACCCGCAAGGGATTTTTCGAGGAAGCCGATGGCGGCACGATTTTCCTGGACGAGATTGGCGAACTCCCGATGAACATGCAGGTGAAACTCCTGCGCGTATTGCAGGAGAAGCACATTACCCGCGTGGGCGACAACCGCGAGATTCCGGTGAACGTGCGCGTGATATCTGCGACGCATGTGGACTTGGAAGAGGCCGTGCGTGAAAAACGTTTCCGCGAGGACCTGTACTTCCGCATCCAGGTGATGCCGCTCCAGCTGCCGCCCCTGCGTGAACGTGGCCAGGACGTTATTTTGCTTGCAGAAGAATTTATCAAGCGCTACGGTGCCGAGTACGGTCGTGGCAGGTTCAAGATGAGCCGCAATACTGAAAAGGCGCTGCTCGGTTACCACTGGCCGGGCAACGTGCGCGAACTCGAGAACCGCATCCAGAAGGGCCTGGTGCAGGCGGTTCACGGCGTTATACAGCCCAAGGATATCGGGCTTGACGAGGTGCAGAAGGAGGCGAAGGAAAGCCCCCGCACGCTCAAGGAAGCCCGCGAGACCGTGGAACGCGAGGTCATTGGCCGCGCCCTGCAGGATAGCAATGCGAACCTGACTCTTGCTGCGACGATTTTGGGCATCGACCGCAAGGTGCTGCGCGAAATCATGGAACGCCTGGGCATAAAAAAGGAAGATTTCAAGAATTAA
- the murB gene encoding UDP-N-acetylmuramate dehydrogenase produces MHVLENEPMSKHTSFRVGGPARYYVKVECVADLQEALALARRGNMPHFILGNGTNVLVSDEGYAGVIITLAGEFSAIDSPDGRTYRVGAGCPLGKFARATLKQGLSGIHKLAGIPGTLGGAIYMNAGAYGQEIGTCCTQVTSLDTAGNTRVRTAGECAFGYRHSLFQDLARNGSAETILSATFAFDPATAGDNSTGESQEQTVARLEAELAECMAKRKATQPLNMPNAGSTFKRLAQGAADTPTQIAPGYYIEAAGLKGTRIGGAEVSTLHANFIVNAGGATAKDISALAELVQQKVREKFGITLEREIVLL; encoded by the coding sequence ATGCACGTTCTTGAAAACGAACCGATGAGCAAACACACCTCATTCCGCGTGGGCGGGCCCGCTCGTTACTACGTGAAGGTGGAATGTGTAGCCGACCTGCAAGAGGCGCTCGCGCTTGCCCGCAGGGGCAACATGCCCCACTTTATTCTCGGGAACGGCACGAACGTCCTCGTAAGTGATGAGGGATATGCCGGCGTTATAATAACACTTGCGGGGGAATTTTCGGCCATCGATTCGCCAGACGGCAGAACCTACCGGGTCGGTGCAGGGTGCCCGCTCGGGAAATTCGCCCGCGCGACCCTCAAGCAGGGGCTTTCCGGTATCCACAAGCTCGCGGGAATCCCCGGGACCCTCGGGGGCGCCATCTACATGAACGCGGGCGCATACGGGCAAGAAATCGGGACTTGCTGCACGCAGGTCACAAGCCTCGATACCGCAGGCAACACGCGCGTGCGTACCGCAGGCGAATGCGCCTTCGGGTACAGACACAGTTTATTCCAGGACCTTGCCCGGAATGGTTCCGCAGAAACAATCCTTTCGGCGACGTTCGCGTTCGACCCCGCCACCGCGGGCGACAATTCCACCGGAGAATCGCAGGAGCAAACCGTCGCGCGACTCGAGGCGGAACTTGCCGAATGCATGGCAAAACGCAAGGCGACACAGCCCCTCAACATGCCCAACGCGGGTTCCACCTTCAAGAGGCTCGCACAAGGCGCCGCAGACACACCTACGCAAATCGCCCCCGGCTACTACATCGAGGCGGCAGGCCTCAAGGGCACCCGCATCGGCGGCGCCGAAGTCAGCACGCTACACGCAAACTTTATCGTGAACGCCGGCGGCGCAACCGCAAAGGATATTTCCGCACTTGCAGAACTCGTACAGCAGAAGGTCCGCGAAAAGTTCGGGATTACCCTCGAGCGCGAAATTGTCCTGCTGTAA
- a CDS encoding toprim domain-containing protein has product MTSEELKQFKASLSITSVAGALGIDVERGRFHCFCPQRHANGDRTPSVSISEDRGLFRCWVCDDIRGDVFDLVQQYRGCSFMEALDWLKETYPFLLPGGKRAQEGSPKKRTVQAVNAVERSSRVQESRGQESREEDLQPLLEEKPKELIPEDERKKVVLSFLKMLAPVDGTPAAAYLMKRRIYKPVWDRMLLRTITDYNALNRQLKETYSLEVLQYVGLFNEKGNLRYYKHPLIFPYLDTLRRASHFQARAVDSSVEPKELHLKGTIPFPYNMSALDQKRGWIYLCEGVIDTLTMLQQGLQAVGIPGVRSFKVQWLPLFKEKNVVLCLDHDEAGRKGMEYLQQVFGNAGIRTIILGDGLENIPVNMKEGEDVNEWFGGKK; this is encoded by the coding sequence ATGACCAGCGAAGAACTGAAACAATTCAAGGCGTCGCTTTCCATTACCTCGGTTGCCGGGGCTCTGGGCATCGATGTCGAGCGGGGCAGGTTCCACTGCTTTTGCCCGCAACGGCATGCGAACGGCGACCGTACGCCTTCGGTCTCGATATCCGAGGACCGCGGGCTGTTCCGTTGCTGGGTGTGCGATGATATCCGTGGCGACGTGTTTGACCTGGTGCAACAGTACAGGGGCTGCTCCTTTATGGAGGCGCTCGACTGGCTCAAGGAAACCTACCCGTTCCTGTTGCCCGGTGGAAAAAGGGCACAGGAAGGTTCCCCGAAAAAACGCACGGTGCAGGCGGTGAATGCGGTAGAGCGCAGTTCCCGCGTTCAGGAATCCCGTGGGCAGGAATCTCGCGAAGAGGACTTGCAGCCGCTCCTGGAAGAAAAACCCAAGGAACTCATTCCCGAGGACGAACGCAAGAAGGTGGTGCTCTCGTTTTTAAAGATGCTTGCGCCGGTGGACGGTACGCCCGCGGCGGCCTACCTCATGAAGCGCCGCATATACAAGCCTGTGTGGGATAGGATGCTCCTCCGGACCATTACCGACTACAATGCGCTGAACCGTCAGCTCAAGGAAACCTACAGTCTGGAAGTGCTCCAGTACGTAGGGCTGTTCAACGAGAAGGGTAACCTGCGCTATTACAAGCACCCGCTGATTTTCCCGTACCTCGATACGCTCCGTAGGGCTTCGCATTTCCAGGCGCGCGCCGTCGATTCGAGCGTCGAGCCCAAGGAACTTCACCTGAAGGGCACGATTCCGTTCCCGTACAACATGTCTGCGCTCGACCAGAAGCGTGGCTGGATTTACCTGTGCGAGGGCGTTATCGACACGCTCACGATGCTGCAGCAGGGCCTGCAGGCGGTAGGCATTCCCGGCGTCCGCAGTTTCAAGGTGCAGTGGCTCCCGCTGTTCAAGGAAAAGAACGTGGTGCTGTGCCTCGATCACGACGAGGCGGGCCGCAAGGGCATGGAATACCTGCAGCAGGTGTTCGGCAATGCGGGTATCCGCACGATTATCCTGGGCGATGGTCTCGAGAATATTCCCGTGAACATGAAAGAAGGCGAAGATGTGAACGAGTGGTTCGGCGGGAAAAAGTAA
- the mtgA gene encoding monofunctional biosynthetic peptidoglycan transglycosylase, translating to MLQKISIVARIFVVVLFIYSVLFSIVGTVFVIKAHSYIFGAIDEIHAMRESEPQMSKFMLDLVDSNPKVQIKHRFVPLDSISKKLQHAVIAVEDPSFYYHPGIDIRSIVTAVDANVTSGKLRYGGSTITQQLAKNLFLTGERTWERKVRELGYAFLMEYDLGKKRILELYLNYAQWGKDIFGCEAASEAYYGVHCSQLDSTQALNLAAMLVAPCKYKPESEDSTMVRRRSVIHQNIRYVKEPETEKR from the coding sequence ATGCTCCAGAAGATTTCGATTGTCGCCCGTATATTTGTTGTCGTCTTGTTTATCTATTCGGTATTGTTCTCGATTGTGGGGACTGTATTCGTCATCAAGGCGCATTCCTATATATTCGGGGCGATAGATGAAATCCATGCGATGCGCGAGTCTGAACCGCAGATGAGCAAGTTCATGCTCGACCTTGTGGATTCGAACCCGAAGGTGCAAATCAAGCACCGCTTTGTCCCGCTGGATTCCATCAGCAAAAAATTGCAGCATGCGGTCATTGCCGTAGAGGACCCGAGTTTCTACTACCATCCGGGAATCGATATCCGGAGCATCGTTACCGCAGTCGACGCGAACGTAACTTCGGGCAAGTTGCGCTACGGGGGCTCGACCATCACGCAGCAGCTCGCGAAGAACCTCTTCCTTACGGGCGAACGCACGTGGGAACGCAAGGTGCGCGAACTGGGGTACGCGTTCCTGATGGAATACGACCTCGGGAAAAAGCGTATTCTGGAATTGTACCTGAATTACGCCCAGTGGGGCAAGGACATTTTCGGGTGCGAGGCGGCGAGCGAGGCGTATTACGGTGTGCACTGCTCGCAACTCGATAGCACGCAGGCGCTGAACCTCGCGGCTATGCTTGTAGCGCCCTGCAAGTACAAGCCCGAATCGGAAGATTCCACGATGGTCCGCAGGCGTAGCGTCATCCACCAGAATATCCGCTACGTGAAGGAACCCGAAACCGAAAAGCGGTAA
- a CDS encoding GspE/PulE family protein, translating to MTPLIYWGVSREAGIYRVAVPDIYDELALERIRIESGCRVIPEQHSEKEIRQMIKQAACGAADCISIPEAPKPGGIKSNSWESEPIINLVDSLIEKAQELKASDIHLEPGENTFRVRFRIDGMLEDYRELPGWLAEPVLIRLKLLANVDITERRLPHDGSFTFQGIYQNVNIRLSTLPIQAGEKCVLRLLQSQDSGQTLDSLEFTSEILHAFREIFNKPQGLFLITGPTGSGKTTTLYAGLREILHRQVNVTTIEDPVEYPLKGANQVQVNAKCGFTFATAMRSILRQDPDVILIGEIRDEETARIAIQAAETGHLVLSTLHTNSAKAAIDRLRDLGVLPEAIRESVLGIAAQRLLRKKSPGGYKGRIAAVELLRPDGTFVQGSLHEYADKLAERGITDEAEIRRVLG from the coding sequence ATGACACCACTTATTTATTGGGGAGTGTCACGCGAGGCAGGCATATATCGCGTGGCGGTTCCAGACATATACGATGAACTTGCGCTCGAGCGCATCCGCATAGAATCGGGGTGCCGGGTTATACCCGAACAGCACAGCGAAAAGGAAATCCGCCAGATGATAAAGCAGGCGGCATGCGGGGCCGCGGACTGCATAAGCATTCCCGAGGCGCCAAAACCCGGGGGCATCAAGAGCAATAGTTGGGAATCGGAGCCCATCATCAACCTGGTGGATTCGCTTATCGAGAAGGCGCAGGAACTGAAGGCGTCGGACATCCACCTGGAACCCGGTGAAAATACGTTCCGCGTGCGGTTCCGCATCGACGGAATGCTCGAGGACTACCGCGAACTGCCGGGATGGCTCGCCGAACCCGTGCTTATCCGGCTCAAGCTACTCGCAAACGTAGACATTACCGAAAGGCGGCTCCCCCACGACGGGAGTTTCACGTTCCAGGGAATCTACCAGAACGTGAATATCCGGCTGAGCACGCTCCCCATACAGGCGGGCGAAAAGTGCGTGCTCCGCCTGCTGCAATCGCAGGATAGCGGCCAGACGCTCGACAGTCTCGAGTTTACCAGCGAAATCCTGCACGCGTTCCGCGAGATATTCAACAAGCCGCAGGGACTATTCCTGATTACCGGGCCCACGGGAAGCGGGAAAACCACCACGCTCTACGCAGGGCTCCGCGAGATACTGCACCGGCAGGTGAACGTGACGACCATCGAGGACCCGGTAGAATACCCGCTGAAGGGGGCGAACCAGGTGCAGGTGAACGCGAAATGCGGTTTCACATTCGCGACCGCCATGAGGTCGATACTGCGCCAGGACCCGGACGTTATCCTCATCGGGGAAATCCGTGACGAGGAAACCGCGCGAATCGCCATACAGGCGGCGGAAACTGGCCACCTCGTGCTCTCCACGCTCCATACGAACAGCGCGAAGGCGGCTATCGACAGGCTACGCGATTTGGGCGTATTGCCCGAAGCCATCCGGGAATCCGTCCTCGGGATTGCCGCCCAGAGGCTGTTGCGCAAGAAGTCGCCCGGCGGATACAAAGGGCGAATCGCCGCCGTCGAACTGCTCCGGCCCGACGGAACGTTCGTGCAGGGCTCATTGCACGAATATGCAGACAAACTAGCGGAAAGGGGAATTACCGACGAGGCTGAAATCCGGCGGGTACTCGGTTAA
- a CDS encoding T9SS type A sorting domain-containing protein, translating to MTTQTRPSCFRRFSAFKAIILCLLAGLFSTAFAEDWDGSTSKPSSKEIDGVEYYVITSPSELAWFAYQVNTNGNTSINAVLNNDIYYVDDSTTAASRATPVIGNVSNKFNGIFDGNGHAIYGVNSSSLFDYCRPNFILKNLAIKSGKTTYGFVRLNHGKIENCVNYAVVQGASAIAHDNYGVIESCVNRATFTTDSSFGGITYVNWESGTVKNSQSFFDFCEKKQFVLYGNAKIGGIAAQNRGLISSSISEICFPKLKNSEYNSSDFRRIGGIAAENIGGAQSMNIENAVVEKSQSNVRIYSIESISSTSTVSAEFYFGGIAGKSGGTVKESQSVFYIDSIYIGNNLNNNFYIGGLVGFASCGLLGNKDYGFIEQSYSELSIDVINAQPSNKMTPFLIGGLVGKTQYEKIENNHSVLNTPFENSIANFVSASSYYWIKSAGLIRENTKSLVKNSYAVVNNRSTDLAKYLKISGIAYTNDSASTISNSYYNIDFIGEGANPIQIDSSSFTVNVFGKTTAVMQSPEFVETLNTNAGLDDDSGLWQYCEGNYPILVSEGTCEEFYSKYGMSSSSLSSSSSAESSSSTPVESSSSDAESSSSEIESSSSVPILSSSSEESSSSSVIASSSSDESSSSKAETSSSTKPESSSSSKANSSSSKGTDIAWNAMRPMFNLAVNGMTLTLSNTQGGVVRIFDALGHLVAAKPIASATTSITLQTPGNYIVRVNGISRSVTLK from the coding sequence ATGACCACCCAGACCCGCCCCTCCTGTTTCCGCCGTTTCTCGGCTTTCAAAGCAATCATTCTCTGCCTGCTGGCAGGGCTATTCAGCACGGCTTTTGCCGAAGATTGGGATGGCTCTACGTCAAAGCCATCTTCCAAAGAAATAGATGGCGTTGAATATTACGTTATCACAAGTCCGAGTGAACTGGCTTGGTTTGCTTACCAGGTGAATACAAACGGAAATACGTCTATTAATGCTGTTTTGAATAACGATATTTATTATGTGGATGATTCTACGACGGCAGCATCACGAGCAACTCCTGTAATTGGAAATGTCTCGAATAAGTTTAATGGAATTTTTGATGGAAATGGTCACGCCATTTATGGAGTGAATAGCTCAAGCCTTTTTGATTATTGTCGGCCCAATTTTATTCTAAAAAATTTAGCGATAAAATCAGGTAAAACAACTTATGGATTTGTTAGATTAAATCATGGAAAAATCGAAAATTGTGTTAATTATGCCGTCGTTCAAGGTGCTTCTGCTATAGCACATGATAATTACGGAGTGATTGAATCGTGCGTTAATAGAGCAACGTTTACGACAGACTCAAGTTTTGGAGGGATTACATATGTGAATTGGGAAAGCGGAACGGTGAAAAATTCTCAATCATTTTTTGATTTTTGTGAAAAAAAACAATTTGTGCTATACGGAAATGCAAAAATTGGAGGAATTGCTGCTCAAAATCGAGGACTAATTTCGTCCTCCATATCAGAAATTTGTTTTCCTAAATTAAAAAATTCTGAATATAACTCGTCGGATTTTCGGCGTATAGGCGGAATTGCTGCCGAAAATATTGGTGGCGCACAATCAATGAATATTGAAAATGCTGTTGTTGAAAAAAGTCAATCAAATGTAAGAATCTATTCAATAGAATCCATAAGTTCTACTAGCACGGTTTCTGCAGAGTTTTATTTTGGTGGAATTGCGGGAAAAAGCGGAGGAACGGTAAAAGAAAGCCAATCCGTCTTTTACATTGACTCCATTTATATAGGGAATAACTTGAATAATAATTTTTATATAGGCGGATTGGTCGGTTTTGCCTCTTGTGGACTTCTCGGAAATAAGGATTACGGGTTTATTGAACAATCTTATTCAGAATTATCTATTGATGTAATTAACGCTCAACCATCAAATAAGATGACTCCATTTCTCATTGGCGGATTGGTGGGAAAAACGCAGTATGAAAAAATTGAAAACAATCATAGCGTATTAAACACACCATTTGAAAATTCCATTGCAAACTTTGTCAGTGCGTCATCATATTATTGGATAAAAAGTGCAGGACTAATCCGAGAAAATACAAAATCACTTGTAAAAAATAGTTATGCCGTTGTAAACAACCGTAGTACCGATTTAGCGAAATATCTAAAAATTTCCGGAATTGCATATACGAATGATTCTGCGTCAACGATAAGTAATAGTTACTACAATATTGATTTTATTGGGGAGGGCGCTAATCCCATACAAATAGATTCTTCTTCATTTACTGTAAATGTATTTGGCAAAACAACTGCGGTTATGCAATCGCCTGAATTTGTAGAAACGTTGAACACGAATGCCGGTCTTGATGACGATAGCGGCCTCTGGCAATACTGCGAGGGCAATTATCCGATTCTCGTAAGCGAGGGAACCTGCGAAGAATTCTACTCAAAGTATGGAATGTCAAGTAGTTCGCTGTCGAGTAGTTCTAGTGCAGAATCGTCTAGTTCAACACCTGTTGAATCTAGCAGTTCTGATGCCGAATCCAGTTCGTCGGAGATTGAATCCTCTAGTTCTGTTCCGATACTTTCGTCCAGTAGTGAAGAATCCAGTAGCAGTTCTGTGATTGCATCTAGTTCTTCTGATGAGTCCTCTTCGAGCAAGGCCGAGACTTCGTCTTCTACAAAGCCGGAATCGTCTTCGTCGTCGAAGGCGAATAGCAGTTCCTCAAAGGGAACGGATATTGCGTGGAATGCGATGCGGCCTATGTTCAATCTTGCGGTAAACGGCATGACGCTCACGCTTTCTAATACGCAGGGTGGCGTTGTCCGCATCTTCGATGCGCTTGGTCACTTGGTTGCTGCCAAGCCAATTGCCAGTGCAACGACGAGCATCACCCTGCAAACTCCGGGCAACTACATCGTCCGAGTGAACGGAATAAGCCGTAGCGTGACGCTCAAGTAA